The genomic region GACAACTGATGCCTGCCCTGTGCTCTCCTATACCATCTCTTTCCTTCTACCACCAACAGGTTTAACTCTCCCTCATCTGCCCTGACTCTAGTGTCCTCATCTGCTCTTTACCACCAAAATGCTTGAAAAAGGAACCTATATTTGCTGATGCAATTTGTTCAAtcttctcaataaaactggggttCAGCTCCCCCTACTCTATGGAAACTGATCTCACTAAAGGGAAGATGAAGAGGTAATTATTTACTCAACAGCTACTATGTGTTCGGGCTGCCacatttatctcttttaatccttacaaagCTGTGAggcaagtattttctccctttaaaaaactGGCAACTGAGGCTCAAAGTGATTAATCTATCAAAGATCACACAGTGAATCAGATCTGTCTTTTTGCAAAGCTCTGATCCCAAGATCATCTAAAAGATCAGTTTACCCCTTGGGTTCTTTTTAATGCTTCCCCCTGAAATGCTGATGCTGTGCCCTGCCCCTTACTCTACAGAGTCTCCTTGGGGGATAACATTCTTGCCTAAGAtatatgctgatgactcccaaacCACTTGCTCTGACCCAGACCTCTGTCCTAAGATCTAGACTCATATTTTCAATGTTTGAGCATATAAATGACAAAGGGCACCTTAAACTAAGCTGATGCTAACCCCGTCAAGTTCTATCCCTCTGACCCCAAATGCATATCATCTGTTCTGGATAATGGTAGCACCGTCACCCTGTTGCCCAAGCTTAGATTCATGCTTGAATCCAACTCCCTCCCACTTTTCCACTTTGGTTATTACCAAACCCCGTCTATCTTACAGGCATGCCTCTCCCATTTGGCTTCTTCCCCATTCCACTTCTACTTAACTCACATGTTCATAATCCCCTGGGCCATTGCCACAGCCTCAAATTCAGagacccctcccaccccgccaCCACTGCAGCTCTatttcatttaggcctgcacaaaTTAGCAACTAGCATCCTCCCCAAATCAAATTACGTTGTTAGTCCCCTGTTTAAAAACCTTCATCGGCTCCCCACTGCCTACAGGGGAAAATCTAAAACAGTATCTTGGCACACCCGCTCCTTCATAATCCGCCTACAACCCACTGTCTACCTCATCTCCTACACCTCCCGTTTCCCTGTGCTCCAGCCTCTCTGAATTTGTCCCATCCCTGAACACACAGTACCCTTTCCTAATACAGTGCTGACACTCACGTTGTTCCTTCTGCTGTGAACACCCTTTCCTCCACTTTTCACTTGGCAAACTCCTATTCCAGCAGCACCAATGTCATCTTCTCTGTGAAGTCACCCCCACCATTCGCAGGCAGTCATTTACTTCTACAACTCTTCAGGATGCAGCCCCACCACACTGTCTCTTGCTTTACCAGTTTACCAGTCCCATTAGAACACAAAGCCCCCTGCAGTCCCACAGCCCAACGCGATGCTTAGCCTCAGGAGGTTTCATTCAGTGCTTTGAGAAAGGACAGGGGTGAGGAATGTATGTCTTACCTGCCACAGGTTGGTGCGGTTTGGCTGGAACTGGTTTCCCCATGGGTAAAGCTGACCTGCCAGTAGAACaaggagagagtgggggagggggaggcgaaGGGTCGTggaagagggaaagacagagagagtgagggaacCAAAAGGAAGTCAGGAGGtgatgagaaaaggagagagagattacTTACTTTTATTTCCCATGCCTGTCCCTTCCACTCACTGTCCTGCATTCAGAGCCCCTGGTCTCCTGATCTGCTCCAGGACAGTGCAATCCCAGGTGTGGTTCTGACTAATGCCAGTCTGGTAAGCTATTTGTTACCAGATCATGTCCAGATAAGTACAGAAATTGAGAGTAAGATTTCAGAAACTTGGCAATTGGACTTAGATTGGATAAATAAGCAACCTCATTTATCACAAGAATTTTGACTATTGGTATAGCTGGTGTTTAAAGAGTAGCAGAGGTGTGGAACATGGGGAGTTGCTGTTTCCTTCTCCTAACTTTTTGTTCAGTTAAGATTGCAAAACTTCATTGTTTGTACGAGTCCCTTCACACCTATGGAAAAAGCAGTTTGggtaattcttttcttcttccctgtgcTATGTTGTTCTGATTATATTAATTGAAATGTAACATGCCTGGGTGGAATCTCCAAGAATAACaaattttatgtctgtttctttaTTCCAGTTTTccagttattaatttttttggcattttaCACAAGTATTGATCTGAGATGGATCAGAATTGAAAACAGTAACAACTGGCCCTCCACCACACAGTTTAAGAAGTACTGCTCTAGGGAGTATGGACCCTTCCCACCCTTCAAAGCTCCCCATGCAGGACAGGATGGGGAGAAGAATAAAGGGAAGTCGCCGTGCCATCTCTATACCCTTCAAGCCCCCTCGGGCAGCAAACTCCCACTCTTCCTCGGTGGGCAGCCGTTTCCCCCGCCAAGCACAGAAGGCACGAGCATCATTCCAGCTCACGTGTACCACTGGGAGCTCCAGTCTCTCTCGGATGCCAGAGCCAGGACCTGCAGGCTGACAGCCAGGATGAAGTGAGAAAGGCTTCTGGGAGCGCACAGAAGTCTGAGGAAGGCTAGGCTTAGGGTGCCTGAGTTCAGCTTTTACCACTAGATGGAGCAAGGAAGTTGGAGGAGATAGCCTGGTGAGTGAAGAGAGGCCTAGAGTCAGAAAGAGCATAAATATGAGCCAAGGGAGAAATGGGATGGGCAATGGGAAAAGAGCTCAGGGCAGAGGAAACAGGGCTGCTTGGCTGTTGCCTTGAAATTTCTGTCACCCTTTTTAATTTAGTGTCTCTAGATAGGCAAGGGGTCTTCCAGGGAAGCCAGGCCTCCAGAATAAGAGTCAACAGGGGTagaaaatgaggcagaggaaACAACCCTTACCTGCCTCCAGAACGCCCTTTCCACTGGAAGCCACCAGAGAAGAGACTGCAAAAAAGAAGTATGACTGCAAGATGCTCTGACCCAGCCAGGGCACCTTCCTGACTGACACACACGAGGCAGAAAATACTTCAGACTGGGACTCAGGTGGCCCAAGTGCAGCTGTTTCTGGACCCCGGAAAGCAGGACGTCTCACTACCATTATTAGAGGGATGTCAAGCTGTTCTCCTGCCAGTTCAGGGAGTAACTTGAACCCTACATGTATCTGGTTCCTTACAGAGTCTCAGTATGCAGAAACCAGCTCAGGGTTAATGTCCCAGGAGTGTATGCCCCTCTGACTCTTCCACGGAGGATCTCTCTTGCTCCTTCCTAGCCTGCAGCTCTCAGGTGGGATTCTCTATGGTGGCTCTGGTGGGCCCATAACCCGCTCACATTCCTTCGGCTGCAAGCCCAGGTTCTCTCACCTCCATCTGATGGGTCATGTTGTTTCTAAGCTCATCGGAGACCAAGTCCTCAAAGACAAAACTCCACCCGAACATCTCAGCCTCTGTCCGGTACTTTTTTCCCCTGACAAACTCCCTGAGAAGAGATATTTCACTTGGTTAAGCTGCTAAGGTTCCATGTCCCACTCTCACCCCCTCCTGCTCCAGAAAACCTCATATATCTTTCTCCTCAAAGCCACACATCACAGAGTTTCCATCAACAACAAGCAATTAACATGAAAGCCTGAGCaggagattttcttttaaaatctgttgctCTATGTGTAATTCATATATAGAAAGGCACTCTTTTTAGTGCATGGttttgtgagttttgacaaagcaTATAGTCACtatcacaatcaagatacagaacaagTCTATCAAACACCTCTTAAAATTCCCTCATGCCTctacaaccactgatctgttttttgTCCCTATAGTGTTCCCTTGCCCAGAATATAAATTCACAGAAACTgaatcatacattatgtagcttttgggtctggcttcacttagcgtaatgcttCTGAGATTCGTCCATGTGTTGCCAGTATTGGTCGTTTGTCCCTCTTTGTTGCAGGGCAGCATTTTATTGCATGGATGTACCgaattttgcttatccattcaccaggTACATGCAGGTCATCGGGGTTATCTCCAGTTTTTggagattatgaataaagctgttgaGAAGATTTAAGGGTGGGAATGGGTCTCTTTTCTGAAAGGTCTTCATCACATACCTACTCTCACAACAATCACGAGAGGGAGGCAGAACGTGTGTTACTATCGCCAtctaacagatgaaaaaaacggaatcaaataaaaataatgtgttgaAATTTTAGAATGGATGTTCACATAGTTTGCTATGGTATAGCAAATTCAGCAAGCAAACTGCCAGGGTAAGATGGATTGTTTTTATTGGGCTAAAAGTACCCCATCTGTGCCAGCCCTCTGATATGAGAAGACAGTGTTCACCCATCAAAGGGGCATTGAGAATGGAGGAGGTGATCAGATTTGGCAGCAATAGCTATTTACCAACCTCAGAGCATGTGAACGGTTTGAAAATCTTTTACCGGAGAAGCAGAGACAAATCATGGGTTCTAAGCAAAGTTTAGGGGCTTGCTGGAAGTCTATCATAAAAAGgtcataaaaataactaaatacatAAGTGccataatttgaaatataaaagatttctATCATAAAATATGTCATAACTTGCAATATATAAAAGTGCACACTGTgcatctagctagctagctatttCTGGTTCTCATGTTATAGCTCAAGCCTGATCAAGAGTGATTTCTCcttcaattttaataaaaattctttcaaaaagcaCATATAAGTAGTGCACACTGTattacagaaaaatgagaaaatacaagtagataaaaagaaaaaaattgaaatcatccATTATCACATCAACTAAGATATAGCCGTGCATATCCTTTCCTGTTCTGCCCCCCagcaagaatttttaaatagctttaagaGGGTGCTtcccagggggaaaagaaaaaagggggatgCTTCcctggaattattttcttttggaagtcACAAAAACATGGGTAAAATCTGTTACCTAATGCAATGTTACATCTTCCAgttctttttaaatgcatatacACTCCAtgcacatactttttaaaaacaggatcATACCCTGTATATTGTTTGTAAGCTACTTTCTTCACTTAACATCTCACAATTCTTTTTGACAACAGGATTTTAATGGCTGCTAAATATTCTGTGATGTTGTTACAGTATGTTTAAGCGATCCTtatattgttaatatttgtttacaATGGCATCTTTTTAGCTAAATGTTTTAAGACCTTAATTCTTTCCTTAAGGAAAATCTCTAAAGATGGAATCACTAAGTCAAAGGGCCTGAGAAGTACACCAACCATCCTTATGTTTACTTCAGTCTGTGTCTCCTGAATCAATCTTTCCccataactttttattttaaagagttttaaatcCACAATGTAACATTTAAGTCATTTGCCACATTGCTTTGTCTTTCtgttccctccttttccttttcccactccTCTTTCTATAGTCCCCCTGTATCATTTAAGGTAAGTTACAGATGTCTCCTGGATCATTTTCTGCTTTAGCctacacaaacatacacaaaacatACCGCCTTGAGGAGACTGAGACAGCTCAACATGGCTTCTTAGACTGAGCTGGAACCATAATGTTTGTCCTAAACTAACGCCATTTCCCTAAGTAAATATAAAGGGAATTTAAGAGACTCTCAGCTACTAGGACCCTTCTCCCAATCCCTCCCCCCTGTGGAAGAGGTTTTTGTTGAGTGTTTGACTTCTGCCCATATTTCTCAGTGCTATACCCAATGTAATGGAAAATCCACTGGCTGAAGAGTCAGGGGATTTGAGttccaggcccagctctgccactaacagAGAGTGAGTCTCCAGACTTgattcttcatctgaaaaatgtagGTAATACTTATCCCACAGTACTATTGCAAAGATGATATGTTATAGTAAACAAGCTACTTTCCATTTAGATATTAGGAATG from Halichoerus grypus chromosome 6, mHalGry1.hap1.1, whole genome shotgun sequence harbors:
- the SUMF2 gene encoding inactive C-alpha-formylglycine-generating enzyme 2 isoform X5, yielding MDKQNSVHPCNKMLPCNKEGQTTNTGNTWTNLRSITLSEARPKSYIMEFVRGKKYRTEAEMFGWSFVFEDLVSDELRNNMTHQMESLLWWLPVERAFWRQPAGPGSGIRERLELPVVHVSWNDARAFCAWRGKRLPTEEEWEFAARGGLKGQLYPWGNQFQPNRTNLWQGNFPKGDKAEDGFHGVSPVNAFPPQNNYGLYDLLGNVWEWTASPYQATGQDMRVLRGASWIDTADGSANHRARVTTRMGNTPDSASDNLGFRCASSAGRLPGEL